One window from the genome of Eleginops maclovinus isolate JMC-PN-2008 ecotype Puerto Natales chromosome 15, JC_Emac_rtc_rv5, whole genome shotgun sequence encodes:
- the tmem200a gene encoding transmembrane protein 200A gives MAAAGVLTGLAKLKRQDSARSHNRNLHAVPGQGNAPEAAPRKRKRRTDVVIVRGRLRLYSASGFFLILGLVILSVGIFMATLGYWPHNKTMPSDRSASGRRAKTSATGEGKAVKIPHTDEDVANSSKGQNVPGAPSKQISGALARFLEQHRHSERMKMFGPFTMGIGIFIFICANAILHENRDRETKIIHMRDMYSTVIDIHRLRQKEQKQHHHSNSAFAREVGDLRTFGADNAGRLGSNSLLAFSNRAGGSAEEEEVLLGDEEYYRQGGQAKLDCSFAGLLAPLYKDRSYGGPGLGRAHSDAVRHQWSVDGDGEKGGHHARSIVSSSISAFTLPVIKLNNCVIDEPEMEAITEEDRGRERRDGKRSKPLSSMESLVVPVPSVAKASKPPGLHRSNSASSSSYCSSVSSCSLSPAPSSTSGCWLSPGAARSDFGSNSSLHMLGSHSKSLDLERGPSMLSVHPEQRKHPSWPRLDRSNSCRSNGGNRLSSKGYERLEDREDQGERLLDASVRRDYSKRDKLLMISRSHNNLSFEHDDFNRSTLKRGNSETRF, from the exons ATGGCAGCAGCAGGTGTACTAACTGGATTGGCTAAGCTAAAACGCCAAGACTCCGCCCGCTCTCATAACCGGAACTTACATGCAGTGCCAGGCCAGGGAAACGCTCCAGAAGCGGCCCCCAG AAAGCGAAAACGACGCACTGATGTTGTGATAGTACGCGGCAGGCTACGCCTCTACTCTGCCTCTGGATTTTTCCTCATTCTTGGACTGGTCATATTATCCGTGGGGATCTTCATGGCGACGCTGGGCTACTGGCCGCACAATAAAACCATGCCCTCGGACAGATCGGCAAGTGGAAGAAGAGCTAAAACGTCCGCAACAGGGGAAGGAAAAGCAGTCAAGATCCCCCACACAGATGAGGATGTGGCTAACTCCAGCAAGGGGCAAAATGTTCCAG GTGCGCCCTCTAAGCAGATCTCGGGTGCTCTGGCACGGTTCCTGGAACAGCACCGTCACTCTGAGCGGATGAAGATGTTCGGGCCATTCACAATGGGCATTGGGATTTTCATCTTCATCTGTGCTAATGCCATCCTTCatgaaaacagagacagagaaactaAG ATAATCCACATGAGAGACATGTACTCCACCGTCATTGACATCCATCGCCTCAGGCAGAAAGAGCAGAAGCAACACCATCACAGCAACAGCGCCTTTGCAAGGGAAGTTGGGGATCTGCGAACGTTTGGAGCTGATAACGCAGGACGATTGGGCAGCAACTCCCTCCTGGCGTTCTCCAATCGGGCCGGAGGCTCggcggaagaggaggaggtgctgCTAGGGGACGAGGAGTATTACCGACAAGGGGGGCAGGCTAAGTTGGATTGTAGCTTTGCGGGGCTGCTGGCGCCGCTCTACAAGGATCGCTCTTACGGCGGCCCGGGGCTCGGGAGGGCTCACTCGGATGCGGTGCGCCACCAGTGGTCGGTGGACGGAGATGGGGAGAAAGGTGGACACCATGCGCGCTCTATTGTCTCCTCCTCGATCTCTGCGTTTACTCTCCCGGTTATAAAACTCAACAACTGTGTTATTGACGAACCGGAGATGGAGGCGATCACTGaggaagacagaggaagagagcgGAGGGATGGGAAGAGGTCAAAGCCTCTGAGCTCCATGGAGTCTTTGGTGGTTCCTGTACCATCTGTTGCCAAGGCCTCCAAACCGCCGGGCTTACACCGGAGTAActcagcctcctcttcctcctactGTTCCTCCGTCTCCTCTTGCTCCCTCTCACCCGCGCCCTCCTCTACCTCAGGCTGCTGGCTCTCCCCGGGAGCAGCAAGGAGCGACTTTGGCTCCAACTCCTCCTTGCACATGCTCGGCAGTCACTCCAAATCTCTGGATCTGGAGCGCGGGCCGAGCATGCTCAGCGTTCACCCGGAGCAGCGGAAACACCCCAGCTGGCCCCGTCTCGACCGTAGCAACAGCTGCCGTAGCAACGGAGGCAACCGCCTCAGCAGTAAAGGCTACGAGCGGCTGGAGGATAGGGAGGACCAAGGCGAGCGGCTGTTAGATGCGTCCGTTAGGCGCGACTACAGCAAGCGGGACAAGCTGCTAATGATATCCAGGTCGCATAACAATCTGAGTTTTGAGCACGACGACTTTAACAGGAGCACGCTGAAGAGGGGCAACTCGGAGACTCGGTTCTGA